In Pseudomonas nunensis, a single window of DNA contains:
- a CDS encoding DUF2780 domain-containing protein, giving the protein MKISRGFVLASLMTLAASPVFAGFSLDDVTKAASSMQGGNAATAAAPTQETAGLLGALTSQLNVKPEQAVGGTAAMLGLAKNQLSSTDYSQLAKSVPGLDKLSGGGQLGALSGLLGSSGKSAGLENALGNVKNTNDLNTAFSALGMDSGMVGQFAPVILQYLGGQGVGGPLLESLGGIWGAGSGS; this is encoded by the coding sequence ATGAAGATTTCACGCGGTTTTGTACTGGCTTCGCTTATGACTTTGGCGGCCAGCCCGGTCTTCGCCGGGTTCAGCCTGGACGATGTGACCAAAGCGGCTTCGAGCATGCAGGGCGGTAACGCCGCGACTGCCGCCGCCCCGACGCAGGAAACCGCCGGTCTGCTCGGCGCGCTGACGTCGCAGTTGAATGTAAAACCCGAGCAGGCCGTTGGTGGCACTGCGGCGATGCTGGGATTGGCGAAGAATCAACTGAGCTCCACCGACTACTCGCAACTGGCCAAAAGCGTGCCGGGGCTGGACAAACTCTCGGGTGGCGGTCAACTGGGTGCCCTGAGCGGGTTGCTCGGCTCGTCCGGTAAATCCGCTGGCCTGGAAAATGCCTTGGGCAACGTGAAGAACACCAATGACCTGAACACTGCGTTCAGCGCGTTGGGCATGGACAGCGGGATGGTCGGCCAATTCGCCCCGGTGATCCTCCAATACCTCGGTGGCCAAGGCGTTGGCGGCCCGCTGCTGGAAAGCCTGGGCGGGATCTGGGGCGCCGGTTCCGGTAGCTGA
- a CDS encoding glutathione S-transferase — translation MSAPSMTLFYNTASPFARKVMVLLHETGQTQRVALQLSQPTPVSPDLALCEDNPLGKIPALRLADGNVIHDSRVVLDYLDHQHVGNPLIPRDGPARWRRLTLASLADGIMDAAVMIRYEQALRAPEKHWDQWLDGQREKIRRALVLLEADAIAELTSHFDVAAISVACALGYLDFRHPDLDWRAANPKLAEWFFEVSQRASMLATMPKV, via the coding sequence ATGTCCGCCCCGAGCATGACCCTGTTCTACAACACCGCTTCACCCTTCGCCCGCAAAGTCATGGTGCTGCTGCACGAGACCGGCCAAACCCAGCGCGTAGCCCTGCAACTCAGCCAACCGACGCCGGTCAGCCCGGACCTGGCGCTCTGCGAAGACAACCCGCTGGGCAAGATCCCGGCCCTGCGCCTGGCCGATGGCAACGTGATCCATGACAGCCGGGTGGTCCTCGACTACCTCGATCATCAGCACGTCGGCAATCCGCTGATCCCGCGCGACGGTCCGGCCCGCTGGCGTCGCCTGACCCTGGCCTCCCTGGCCGACGGGATCATGGACGCGGCGGTGATGATTCGCTACGAACAAGCCCTGCGCGCCCCGGAAAAACACTGGGACCAGTGGCTCGACGGCCAGCGCGAGAAGATCCGCCGCGCCTTGGTTCTGCTCGAAGCGGACGCGATTGCCGAGTTGACCAGCCATTTCGATGTGGCGGCGATCAGCGTGGCGTGTGCCCTGGGTTACCTCGACTTTCGCCATCCTGACCTGGACTGGCGCGCAGCGAATCCGAAACTGGCCGAGTGGTTTTTCGAGGTGAGTCAGCGGGCTTCGATGTTGGCGACGATGCCTAAGGTTTAG
- a CDS encoding sigma-70 family RNA polymerase sigma factor, protein MPACCIQSSPTHVYQTRTGTTARSELTSSQLTAAPLIAWRTVIAIADTDQLRQLLAQCSLGNRRAFETLYRSVGPRLYGVALRFMGRHDLAEEVLQESFVRIWNNASRYESHLSAPLTWMINITRNQAIDQLRKHRDRPLTDLEELALVDESPSAHELLNRTREASALNRCLESLDGMQRQSITVAYFQGLSCSELAEHLAAPLGSVKSWIRRGMERLRRCLES, encoded by the coding sequence ATGCCTGCGTGCTGCATCCAGTCTAGCCCCACGCACGTATATCAAACACGGACAGGAACAACCGCGCGCAGTGAACTAACCTCTTCGCAGCTCACCGCCGCTCCTTTGATTGCCTGGAGAACCGTTATTGCCATCGCCGACACCGATCAGCTCCGACAGCTTCTCGCCCAGTGCTCACTAGGGAACCGTCGCGCGTTCGAGACGCTTTATCGCAGCGTCGGCCCGCGCTTGTACGGCGTCGCCCTGCGTTTCATGGGCCGCCATGACTTGGCCGAAGAGGTGCTGCAGGAGAGCTTCGTGCGTATCTGGAACAACGCCTCGCGCTATGAATCGCATCTCTCGGCGCCGCTGACCTGGATGATCAACATCACCCGCAACCAGGCCATCGACCAGTTGCGCAAACACCGCGACCGGCCGTTGACCGATCTGGAGGAACTGGCGCTGGTGGATGAAAGCCCATCGGCCCACGAGTTGCTGAACCGTACCCGCGAAGCCAGCGCCTTGAACCGCTGCCTGGAAAGCCTCGACGGCATGCAGCGTCAATCGATCACCGTCGCCTATTTTCAAGGGCTGTCCTGCTCTGAACTGGCCGAACACCTGGCCGCGCCGCTGGGCTCGGTCAAATCCTGGATTCGCCGTGGCATGGAGCGCCTGCGCAGGTGCCTTGAATCATGA
- the fdhA gene encoding formaldehyde dehydrogenase, glutathione-independent, which translates to MSGNRGVVYLGAGKVEVQKIDYPKMQDPRGRKINHAVILRVVSTNICGSDQHMVRGRTTAQTGLVLGHEITGEVIEKGSDVENLQIGDLVSVPFNVACGRCRSCKEMHTGVCLSVNPARPGGAYGYVDMGDWTGGQAEYALVPYADFNLLKLPDRDRAMEKIRDLTCLSDILPTGYHGAVTAGVGPGSTVYIAGAGPVGLAAAASARLLGAAVVIIGDVNPIRLAHAKAQGFEIADLSLDTPLHEQIAALLGEPEVDCAVDAVGFEARGHGHDGVKHEAPATVLNSLMGVVRVAGKIGIPGLYVTEDPGAVDAAAKMGSLSIRFGLGWAKSHSFHTGQTPVMKYNRQLMQAIMWDRIHIADIVGVEVISLDDAPRGYGEFDAGVPKKFVIDPHKLFSAA; encoded by the coding sequence ATGTCTGGCAATCGTGGTGTGGTGTATCTCGGCGCTGGCAAGGTCGAAGTACAGAAAATCGACTATCCGAAAATGCAGGACCCGCGTGGCAGGAAGATCAATCACGCTGTGATCCTGCGCGTGGTGTCTACCAACATCTGTGGTTCCGATCAGCACATGGTGCGCGGTCGTACCACCGCTCAAACCGGCCTGGTCCTGGGCCATGAAATTACCGGTGAAGTGATCGAGAAGGGCAGCGACGTCGAGAACCTGCAAATCGGCGACCTGGTCTCTGTTCCGTTCAACGTGGCTTGCGGGCGCTGCCGTTCCTGCAAGGAAATGCACACTGGCGTCTGCCTGAGCGTTAACCCGGCTCGTCCTGGTGGCGCTTACGGTTACGTCGACATGGGCGACTGGACCGGCGGCCAGGCTGAATACGCGTTGGTGCCTTATGCGGATTTCAACCTGCTGAAACTGCCGGACCGTGATCGCGCGATGGAAAAAATCCGCGACCTGACCTGCCTCTCCGACATCCTGCCAACCGGCTACCACGGCGCAGTGACGGCCGGCGTTGGCCCGGGCAGCACCGTGTACATCGCGGGCGCGGGTCCGGTCGGTCTGGCCGCTGCTGCATCCGCTCGCCTGCTGGGCGCGGCGGTGGTGATCATCGGTGACGTCAACCCAATTCGCCTGGCGCACGCCAAGGCTCAGGGTTTCGAAATCGCTGACCTGTCCCTCGACACCCCGCTGCATGAACAAATCGCCGCGCTGCTGGGCGAGCCAGAAGTGGATTGCGCCGTCGACGCCGTAGGTTTCGAAGCGCGCGGTCACGGGCATGACGGGGTGAAACACGAAGCGCCAGCCACCGTGCTCAACTCCCTGATGGGCGTGGTTCGCGTGGCGGGCAAAATCGGGATTCCGGGCCTGTACGTGACGGAAGATCCGGGTGCGGTGGACGCTGCCGCGAAAATGGGCAGCCTGAGCATTCGCTTCGGTCTGGGCTGGGCCAAATCCCACAGCTTCCACACCGGCCAGACGCCGGTGATGAAGTACAACCGCCAGCTGATGCAGGCGATCATGTGGGACCGCATCCACATCGCCGACATCGTCGGTGTGGAAGTCATCAGCCTGGATGACGCACCACGTGGCTACGGCGAGTTCGATGCCGGCGTACCGAAGAAGTTTGTGATCGATCCGCACAAGTTGTTCAGCGCGGCGTAA
- a CDS encoding acyltransferase family protein produces MRNNSFDLIRHLAALMVLVSHHYVLAGMSEPAIQGYNSLGGIAVLCFFSISGLLITLSYLNTASLQNYLLKRVARIFPALIICSFVMTYVAGAFFASDYVSGTSAFIDFLRISVFGRATIDEVTHDFIFSESFNGSLWTLKIEFAFYILLALVLTLYRSALMPWALLLLFCIATYVLGNFPMNALAQKLLVYCAAGIAFFSGSLIAFYKQHFDRARTKFIVLAVASLIVFVSLGTSAAWVLATLGISLATISLGLLYVDKTIRGRFDISYGIYLYAFPVQQLIINKTQLGFFPSMAVSALIVVGLATLSWLIIEQPALALAHRNTPRKSVPAPQVSQVP; encoded by the coding sequence TTGCGTAACAATTCGTTTGATCTGATCAGGCACCTCGCCGCGCTTATGGTCCTGGTCAGCCATCACTATGTGCTGGCAGGTATGAGCGAGCCCGCCATCCAAGGTTACAACTCGCTGGGTGGTATAGCGGTTCTTTGTTTTTTTTCGATTTCCGGGTTGTTGATTACGCTCAGTTATCTGAATACCGCCAGCCTTCAAAATTACTTGCTGAAGCGCGTTGCACGGATCTTTCCCGCACTCATCATTTGCTCATTCGTTATGACTTATGTGGCCGGGGCTTTTTTTGCCAGCGACTATGTTTCGGGGACGAGCGCCTTCATCGACTTTCTGCGAATTTCAGTGTTCGGGCGGGCAACTATTGATGAAGTGACCCACGACTTCATATTTAGCGAATCCTTCAACGGAAGCCTCTGGACGCTAAAGATTGAATTTGCTTTTTATATTCTGCTGGCGCTGGTCTTGACCCTTTATCGCAGCGCCTTGATGCCTTGGGCACTGCTACTGCTGTTTTGCATCGCGACCTATGTTCTGGGCAACTTCCCCATGAATGCACTGGCGCAGAAGCTTCTGGTGTATTGCGCCGCCGGCATCGCGTTTTTCTCCGGATCGTTGATCGCTTTCTATAAACAGCACTTCGATAGGGCGCGGACAAAGTTCATCGTCCTGGCAGTTGCCAGTCTTATAGTGTTTGTTTCTCTGGGTACTTCGGCGGCCTGGGTTCTGGCAACGCTGGGGATCAGCCTGGCGACCATCAGCCTGGGTTTGTTGTACGTTGATAAAACCATCAGGGGACGCTTCGACATCTCCTATGGCATCTACCTGTACGCCTTTCCCGTCCAGCAATTGATCATCAATAAAACGCAACTGGGCTTTTTTCCCTCGATGGCTGTTTCGGCGCTCATCGTCGTTGGCCTGGCAACACTTTCATGGTTGATCATCGAGCAGCCAGCGCTTGCTTTGGCGCATCGAAACACGCCTCGCAAATCGGTGCCCGCACCGCAGGTCTCCCAAGTACCTTAG
- a CDS encoding anti-sigma factor, which produces MNYQTPTLRRALAADYAIGLMPAAARRRFEQLLLEDASLRAELAHWQDSLVSLTEALPEQPVPERVWEAITARIEPQHLHVPEKRSFWNWIRVTVALCSLVVVVFLSTLYNRDDARYSATLMSADAQPALKVEAHENYLNVEPLTLAAVTPEQSLELWAIPADGKPISLGVIPRGGKGKVELNEAQQALIGKPIALAVSLESKGGSPTGQPTGPVLYQGALVAL; this is translated from the coding sequence ATGAACTACCAGACCCCGACCCTGCGCCGCGCCCTTGCTGCTGATTATGCGATTGGCTTGATGCCCGCGGCGGCTCGTCGACGTTTTGAACAGTTGTTGCTGGAAGACGCGTCGTTACGCGCAGAATTGGCGCATTGGCAGGACAGCCTCGTCAGCCTGACCGAAGCGTTGCCCGAACAGCCGGTGCCGGAGCGTGTGTGGGAAGCGATCACTGCGCGGATCGAACCGCAGCATCTGCATGTGCCCGAGAAGCGTTCGTTCTGGAACTGGATACGGGTGACGGTTGCGTTGTGCTCGTTGGTGGTGGTCGTGTTCCTGAGCACGCTCTACAACCGCGACGATGCGCGCTACAGCGCCACCCTGATGAGCGCCGATGCACAGCCGGCGCTGAAAGTTGAGGCGCATGAGAATTACCTGAACGTTGAACCGCTGACATTGGCCGCCGTCACACCGGAGCAAAGCCTGGAGTTGTGGGCGATACCGGCGGATGGCAAACCGATTTCCCTCGGCGTGATTCCGCGCGGCGGCAAGGGCAAGGTTGAGCTGAACGAGGCGCAGCAGGCGTTGATCGGCAAGCCGATTGCGTTGGCGGTGAGTCTGGAGTCGAAGGGCGGCTCGCCGACCGGGCAACCGACGGGCCCGGTGCTGTATCAAGGGGCGTTGGTGGCGCTTTGA
- the creB gene encoding two-component system response regulator CreB: protein MPHILIVEDEAAIADTLIFALQGEGFTTTWVSLGAAALEHQRQTPADLIILDIGLPDISGFETCKQLRRFSEVPVIFLSARDGEIDRVVGLEIGADDYVVKPFSPREVAARVRAILKRMAPRAAPEAASTLFRIDSERVQITYRGQTLSLTRHEFRLLQCLLEQPERVFSREQLLDALGVAADAGYERSIDSHIKSVRAKLRLVQADAEPIQTHRGLGYSYSPGHS from the coding sequence ATGCCTCATATCCTGATAGTCGAAGACGAAGCGGCCATTGCCGACACGTTGATTTTTGCCTTGCAGGGCGAAGGCTTCACCACCACTTGGGTGAGCCTCGGCGCGGCTGCGCTTGAGCATCAGCGCCAGACCCCGGCCGACCTGATCATTCTTGACATCGGCCTGCCGGACATCAGCGGCTTCGAGACCTGCAAGCAATTGCGTCGTTTCAGCGAGGTGCCGGTGATTTTTCTCAGCGCCCGTGATGGTGAAATCGACCGCGTTGTAGGCCTGGAAATCGGCGCCGACGACTACGTGGTCAAGCCGTTCAGCCCACGGGAAGTGGCGGCGCGGGTCCGGGCGATCCTCAAACGCATGGCGCCCCGCGCGGCACCTGAGGCGGCATCGACGCTGTTTCGCATCGACAGCGAACGGGTTCAGATCACCTATCGCGGCCAAACCCTGAGCCTGACCCGCCACGAATTCCGCCTGCTGCAATGCCTGCTCGAACAACCCGAACGGGTGTTCAGCCGCGAGCAACTGCTCGATGCCCTGGGCGTGGCCGCCGACGCCGGTTATGAACGCAGCATCGACAGCCACATCAAGAGCGTGCGCGCCAAACTGCGGTTGGTGCAGGCCGACGCCGAACCGATCCAGACCCATCGCGGCCTCGGCTACAGCTACAGCCCGGGGCATAGCTGA
- a CDS encoding ATP-dependent zinc protease: MKSLLALLTLVALPVMAAEPTLYGRYEYIALPEIGGEVLKAKMDTGALTASLSAKDIEMFTRDGDDWVRFRLGTKDASNKVYEHKISRISKIKTRSEEDEDDKDEAAPTKRPVVDLELCLGNVKRTVEVNLTDRSSFNYPLLIGAKALREFGAAVNPARRFTADKPDC; the protein is encoded by the coding sequence GTGAAATCCCTCCTTGCACTGCTGACCCTCGTGGCCCTGCCGGTCATGGCCGCCGAGCCGACCCTGTACGGGCGCTACGAATACATCGCGCTGCCAGAAATCGGTGGTGAAGTCCTCAAGGCGAAAATGGACACCGGCGCCCTGACCGCGTCGCTGTCGGCCAAGGACATTGAAATGTTCACCCGTGACGGCGACGACTGGGTGCGTTTCCGCCTCGGCACCAAGGACGCGAGCAACAAGGTCTACGAGCACAAAATCTCGCGGATCAGCAAGATCAAGACCCGCTCCGAAGAGGACGAGGACGACAAGGACGAGGCCGCCCCCACCAAGCGTCCAGTCGTCGATCTGGAGCTGTGCCTGGGCAACGTCAAGCGCACGGTCGAGGTCAACCTCACTGACCGCAGCAGCTTCAACTATCCGCTGCTGATCGGCGCCAAGGCCTTGCGCGAATTCGGTGCGGCGGTGAACCCGGCACGCCGCTTTACCGCGGACAAACCCGACTGCTGA
- the purU gene encoding formyltetrahydrofolate deformylase, protein MSRAPDTWILTADCPSVLGTVDAVTRFLFEQGCYVTEHHSFDDRLSGRFFIRVEFRQPDGFDEQAFRAGLEERGAHFGMIFELTAPNYRPKVVIMVSKADHCLNDLLYRQRIGQLSMDVAAVVSNHPDLKPLADWHQIPYYHFPLDPNDKPSQERQVLQVIEESGAELVILARYMQVLSPELCRKLDGKAINIHHSLLPGFKGAKPYHQAYNKGVKLVGATAHYINNDLDEGPIIAQGVEVVDHSHYPEDLIAKGRDIEGLTLARAVGYHIERRVFLNANRTVVL, encoded by the coding sequence ATGAGCCGCGCCCCAGACACATGGATTCTGACCGCCGATTGCCCAAGCGTCCTCGGCACCGTGGATGCGGTGACCCGCTTTCTGTTCGAGCAGGGCTGCTACGTCACCGAGCACCATTCCTTCGATGACCGGCTCTCGGGTCGTTTCTTCATTCGCGTGGAGTTCCGCCAGCCTGACGGCTTCGACGAACAGGCCTTCCGCGCCGGGCTCGAAGAACGCGGCGCGCATTTCGGGATGATCTTCGAACTGACCGCACCGAATTACCGGCCAAAAGTGGTGATCATGGTCTCCAAGGCCGATCACTGTCTCAACGATTTGCTCTACCGCCAGCGCATCGGCCAGTTGTCGATGGACGTCGCCGCCGTGGTCTCCAACCACCCGGACCTCAAGCCCTTGGCGGACTGGCACCAGATTCCGTACTACCACTTCCCCCTGGACCCGAACGACAAACCGTCGCAAGAGCGCCAGGTGTTGCAGGTGATCGAAGAGTCCGGCGCCGAACTGGTGATCCTTGCCCGTTACATGCAAGTCCTGTCGCCGGAGCTGTGCCGCAAACTCGACGGCAAGGCGATCAATATCCATCACTCCCTGCTGCCGGGTTTCAAGGGCGCCAAGCCGTATCACCAGGCCTACAACAAGGGCGTGAAACTGGTCGGCGCCACGGCGCACTACATCAACAACGACCTGGACGAAGGCCCGATCATCGCCCAGGGCGTGGAGGTGGTGGACCACAGTCACTACCCGGAAGATCTGATCGCCAAGGGGCGGGATATTGAAGGGCTGACGTTGGCGCGGGCGGTTGGTTATCACATTGAGCGCAGGGTTTTCCTCAACGCCAACAGAACCGTCGTTCTTTAG
- the creC gene encoding two-component system sensor histidine kinase CreC gives MALGIRIFLVYVLFIGLTGYFVLNTVMQEIRPGVRQSTEETLVDTANLMAEILRDDFKAGTLNQNHWPQLLKAYGERQPKASIWGLPKNQVSHRIYVTDAKGIVVLDSSGVAVGQDYSRWNDVYLTLRGEYGARSSRSDPNDASSSVMHVGAPIRDNGQIIGVVTVAKPNSSLQPYVDRTERRLFAYGAGLIGLGLLFGALLSWWLSAALRRLTAYAQAVSEGRRVEVPHYRGGELEQLATAVEQMRTQLEGKAYVERYVHTLTHELKSPLAAIRGAAELLQGEMPLAQQQRFVSNIDSESARMQQLIERLLNLAQVEQRQGLEERVEVPLAALVNELLDAQAARIEGKQLRVEQTIAADLALVGEPFLLRQALGNLLENALDFTPAQGVLRFSAERVGEWIEFSLFNQAEAIPDYALPRLSERFYSLPRPDSGRKSTGLGLNFVEEVVKLHGGQLWVANVQGGVEARVRLS, from the coding sequence ATGGCGTTGGGCATCCGCATCTTCCTGGTCTACGTGCTGTTTATCGGCCTGACCGGTTACTTCGTGCTCAACACCGTGATGCAGGAAATCCGTCCCGGTGTGCGCCAGTCCACCGAAGAAACCCTGGTGGACACCGCCAACCTGATGGCGGAAATCCTGCGCGACGACTTCAAGGCCGGCACCCTCAACCAGAATCACTGGCCACAACTGCTCAAGGCGTACGGCGAGCGGCAACCGAAGGCGAGTATCTGGGGCTTGCCGAAGAATCAGGTCAGCCACCGCATCTACGTTACCGACGCCAAAGGCATCGTGGTGCTGGACTCCAGCGGCGTGGCGGTGGGCCAGGATTATTCGCGCTGGAACGATGTCTACCTGACCCTGCGTGGCGAGTACGGCGCGCGTTCGAGCCGCAGTGATCCCAACGATGCGAGCTCCTCGGTGATGCACGTCGGCGCGCCGATTCGCGACAACGGCCAGATCATCGGCGTGGTCACCGTGGCCAAACCCAACAGCTCCTTGCAGCCCTACGTCGATCGCACGGAACGCCGATTATTCGCTTACGGCGCCGGGTTGATCGGCCTCGGCCTGTTGTTCGGCGCGCTGCTGTCGTGGTGGCTGAGCGCGGCGCTGCGACGGTTGACCGCTTATGCCCAAGCCGTCAGCGAAGGCCGCCGGGTCGAAGTGCCGCATTATCGTGGCGGCGAGCTGGAACAACTGGCGACGGCGGTGGAGCAGATGCGCACGCAACTGGAAGGCAAGGCCTACGTCGAGCGCTACGTGCACACCCTGACCCATGAATTGAAAAGCCCGTTGGCGGCGATTCGCGGCGCGGCGGAACTGCTGCAAGGCGAGATGCCGCTGGCCCAGCAGCAGCGTTTCGTCAGCAACATCGACAGCGAAAGTGCGCGGATGCAGCAGTTGATCGAACGGCTTCTGAATTTGGCGCAGGTCGAACAGCGCCAAGGTCTGGAAGAGCGGGTTGAAGTGCCGTTGGCTGCTTTGGTGAACGAATTACTGGACGCTCAGGCAGCGCGAATCGAAGGCAAGCAGTTGCGGGTCGAGCAGACGATTGCGGCGGATCTGGCCTTGGTCGGCGAGCCGTTTTTGTTGCGTCAGGCGTTGGGCAATCTGCTGGAAAATGCCTTGGACTTCACGCCTGCCCAAGGTGTTTTGCGATTTAGCGCGGAGCGGGTTGGCGAGTGGATTGAGTTCAGCTTGTTCAACCAGGCGGAGGCGATTCCCGACTATGCGCTGCCGCGGTTGAGCGAGCGGTTCTACTCGCTGCCGAGGCCGGACAGTGGGCGTAAAAGTACGGGGTTGGGGCTTAACTTCGTTGAAGAGGTGGTTAAGTTGCATGGCGGCCAACTGTGGGTCGCCAATGTGCAAGGTGGCGTTGAGGCGCGGGTCAGGTTGTCCTAA
- the creD gene encoding cell envelope integrity protein CreD, translating into MNRNLTIKLGAIALLILLLLIPLLMINGVIQDRQQLRDGVLEDIARSSSYSQQLSGPLMVVPYRKVVRSWKLNEKTNERYQDVGEERGRLYFLPERFELDGNVQTELRSRGIYEARLFHADNRISGHFSIPEQLGIKEDFADYQFDQPFLAVGISDIRGIENALKLELDGQRLDFVPGSQVGFLGEGVHVMLPALDAKKATELAFGFDLRLQGTGQLQVLPVGKTSKVSFAANWPHPSFIGNYLPTQREVSDQGFSANWQTSFFSTNLQEALSSCAAGAGCEAFNARSFGVSFIDPVDQYLKSDRAIKYALLFIVLTFAGFFLFEVLKSLAVHPVQYALVGVALAFFYLLLLSLSEHIGFALAYLLSASGCVLLIGFYVCHVLRSVRHGLSFSAGLAALYGLLYGLLSAEDYALLMGSLLLFGLLGVFMVLTRKLDWYGIGAKTAKPLEFDMGAVE; encoded by the coding sequence ATGAACCGCAACCTGACCATCAAACTCGGGGCGATTGCCCTGCTGATTCTGTTATTGCTGATCCCGTTGCTGATGATCAACGGCGTAATCCAGGACCGTCAGCAACTGCGCGATGGCGTGCTTGAAGACATCGCCCGCAGTTCCAGTTACAGCCAGCAATTGAGCGGGCCGCTGATGGTGGTGCCGTACCGCAAAGTGGTGCGCAGCTGGAAGCTCAACGAAAAAACCAACGAGCGTTATCAGGATGTCGGTGAAGAGCGGGGGCGTTTGTACTTCCTGCCGGAACGCTTTGAACTGGATGGCAACGTCCAGACCGAACTGCGTTCCCGGGGCATTTATGAAGCGCGGCTGTTCCATGCCGACAATCGCATCAGCGGGCATTTCTCGATCCCTGAACAACTGGGCATCAAGGAAGACTTCGCCGACTATCAGTTCGACCAGCCATTCCTGGCCGTCGGCATCAGCGATATTCGCGGCATCGAGAACGCACTGAAACTGGAACTCGATGGCCAGCGCCTGGACTTCGTTCCGGGTAGCCAGGTCGGGTTTTTGGGCGAAGGCGTGCATGTGATGTTGCCGGCGCTGGATGCAAAAAAAGCCACGGAATTGGCCTTCGGTTTCGACCTTCGTTTGCAGGGCACCGGTCAGTTGCAAGTGCTGCCAGTGGGCAAGACCAGCAAGGTGTCGTTCGCTGCCAATTGGCCGCACCCAAGCTTCATCGGCAACTACCTGCCGACCCAGCGTGAAGTCAGCGATCAGGGCTTCTCCGCCAATTGGCAGACCTCGTTTTTCTCCACCAACCTGCAAGAAGCGTTGAGCAGTTGCGCGGCCGGCGCCGGTTGCGAAGCGTTCAACGCCCGCAGCTTCGGCGTGAGCTTCATCGACCCGGTGGACCAGTACCTGAAAAGTGATCGGGCGATCAAATACGCGCTGCTGTTTATCGTGCTGACGTTCGCCGGTTTCTTCCTCTTCGAAGTGCTGAAAAGCTTGGCAGTGCACCCGGTGCAATACGCACTGGTTGGCGTGGCCCTGGCGTTCTTCTACTTGTTGCTGCTGTCGTTGTCCGAGCACATTGGCTTTGCCTTGGCGTACCTGTTGTCGGCGAGCGGTTGTGTGTTGCTGATCGGCTTCTATGTCTGCCACGTGCTGCGCAGCGTGCGCCATGGCTTGAGTTTTTCGGCGGGGTTGGCGGCGTTGTACGGTCTGCTTTATGGCTTGCTGAGCGCCGAGGATTACGCGCTGTTGATGGGCTCGCTGTTGCTGTTCGGGCTGCTGGGTGTGTTCATGGTGCTGACCCGCAAACTGGACTGGTACGGGATCGGGGCGAAGACGGCCAAGCCATTGGAGTTTGATATGGGAGCGGTGGAATGA
- a CDS encoding acyltransferase, translated as MRRLLTGCFVTLLLLLNTLVLFGPLMVFALLKLILPGRFRDYASWSVMWIAETWAEIDKLIFRLCIPTQWDIRGGADLRGDTSYLVISNHQSWVDIPALIQTLNRRTPFFKFFLKKELIWVPFLGLAWWALDYPFMKRYTKAFLAKHPELAGKDLEITKAACELFKRQPVTVVNYLEGTRFTAAKSAQQQSPFTHLLKPKAGGVAFVLAAMGEQLDAILDVTVVYPQQKIPGFWDLISGNVLKVIIDIQTRELDPALWQGDYENDPVFRETVQNWVNQLWIEKDRRIDALRAERR; from the coding sequence ATGCGCCGCCTGCTCACCGGCTGTTTCGTTACCCTGCTGCTGTTGCTCAACACCCTGGTCCTGTTCGGGCCGCTGATGGTGTTCGCCTTGCTCAAACTGATCCTGCCCGGACGCTTTCGCGACTATGCCTCGTGGTCGGTGATGTGGATTGCCGAGACCTGGGCCGAAATCGACAAACTGATCTTTCGCCTGTGCATCCCCACCCAATGGGACATTCGCGGCGGCGCGGACCTGCGCGGCGACACCTCGTATCTGGTGATCAGCAACCACCAATCCTGGGTCGATATCCCGGCGCTGATCCAGACCCTGAACCGGCGCACGCCGTTCTTCAAATTCTTCCTCAAGAAAGAATTGATCTGGGTGCCGTTCCTCGGCCTCGCCTGGTGGGCGCTGGATTACCCGTTCATGAAGCGCTACACCAAGGCGTTCCTGGCGAAGCATCCCGAGTTGGCCGGCAAGGATCTGGAGATCACCAAAGCGGCCTGCGAGTTGTTCAAGCGTCAGCCGGTGACGGTGGTGAATTACCTGGAAGGCACTCGTTTCACGGCGGCAAAAAGCGCTCAGCAGCAGTCACCGTTCACCCACCTGCTCAAGCCCAAGGCTGGCGGCGTGGCGTTTGTACTGGCGGCGATGGGCGAACAGCTCGACGCCATTCTCGATGTGACGGTGGTGTATCCGCAGCAAAAGATTCCGGGATTCTGGGATCTGATCAGCGGCAACGTGCTGAAGGTGATCATCGACATCCAGACCCGCGAACTGGACCCGGCGTTGTGGCAGGGGGATTACGAAAACGATCCGGTGTTTCGCGAAACGGTCCAGAACTGGGTCAACCAGCTCTGGATCGAGAAGGATCGGCGCATCGACGCGTTGCGCGCCGAGCGCCGCTGA